The genomic DNA ATTTGGACACAATCTTTCTGCCAGGATTGAGTTGATCTGTTGCAGGTGAAGCTTGCAGATACCATTATAATAGAGCTGCAGTGCCTAAATCCTTATGCTGTATCTGCCTGTAGTGCTGCACATAAGCCGGTAAATCAATTCCTTTTGTTAATTTCACTGAGTTTCTGCCTAATGCTGCTTCTTTTTAACTAAATTTCTACCAGAAACATATGTTCTTATTATTATACTCGAAACTTCATACATTAAGGTCAATTTAGAAGAAAGGTAGTATCATAACCAGTACTAGCAGTAGTAACATAAATATTtacaataattaaataataaaactTCGCAAAAGAGTAATCTTGTACTCCCTTTGACCTAACAAACAATCAACCATGTATTGCACATGCATTAACTACTTCATATCAAATGTttatgtgtgtatgtatgtaaGTTTTAGTTTTAGTGTGTTCTAATTAAGTATTTACAAGTGGTTGAAAAAGAGTATTACCAAATGGAGATTACTCTGACCGGACCTAAGAATGTCTAGTGGACTTCAAGCATTGAATCCTCCCTCCTAGTATGTGACTACTTGTATACATCCTAAAATGGAGAAAGAAGGGAAATAAAACAGGAAATGCAAACACAGATGATTTACGCAAGTTACCAGCTGACCATCAAATATATTTCAATAAAGACCATCATATCCCAGTTAAACAAAGCAAATGTAAAATGAACACACAAGCATTTGGCAAATCAAGATAAATTTATGCTTAGCTACTTCTAGTGTATGTCCATACCAAGTATTACTACAAGGAATAGACCTAATTAGGATGACAATGCATCTGTGCCCGTCCTTATCTCTGTATTTTCTGCATCCATGTCCGTCCTTTTTTCAGTTTTCTCTGCATCCGTGTCCGTCCTTTCCTCTGTTTTTTCTGCATCTGTGTCCATCCTTTTCTCTGCCTTTTCTTTCTCTGTTCTCTCTGCATCAGTGGCCGTCCTTTTCTCGATTTTTTCTGCTTGTCGAAGCTTTTCCAGCTGTTGTGCTATCTGTGTCAGGAGTTTTGTTCCTTCACTGCCCCTTTGGAGTGTCATTGCAGCATGCTTTAAAAATTCACTATCTGCTTCAATGGCTCTCAACCTCTCCCAAAATAGGGACATCTCTCTATTGAGGACGGCTTTATTCTCAATTTCTGCCAAACAAAAAGATCTTTTCTAATCAGACATATAATTTGCAAAATCAGTGCATTGAGGTAGCAAGTTAGACAATTTACCTTTATCTTCTTTCTTAGCCCTGTCAGGAACATCACTTGAGGAACCAGTGCCCTCATCTAACGGTGACTGAATTTGCTTCTCTAGATTTGTTAACATACCTAGCAGATAAGATTTCTCCCCCTCAAAATCAAATGATGCTTCTTCAGTCCCCCCACCGATATCTCTTGATCTTTCAGTAGTGTGTACTGTGTGTTCATGTTCTCCATGATGTCCAATTCCATTAGGGCTTCCAAACTCAGACTTCTCTCCAAACGATGAAACAGACTGAGATTGCATATCTTGGTAGTCTTCTTCAACATCAACTTCACATTCCACGCTACCCGCCTTCTTCAGTTCTCCATATTTTTCTTTATAGGATTCGAGTTCAGCTTCTAAGATCTTGATCTCTCCCTCTCTCTTGACAAGAATATCCTTCATAATTTGTACAGCTTCTTGGTCATACTCTGCCTGCTCTTCCATCATTCTCTGGTACTGTAAAGCCTCCATTTGCACAGCTGCTTTCTCTGCCTGCAACCTAGTGATCATGGCCATTGCGTTGTTTGCTGCAATAGCAGAAGCACTTctttcttcatccaattccatGGATAGCTCAACAAGGGATTTTCTATCCGAACGAATTTGTCTTTTCAAGCGATTCAAAGCCTCACTCTCTGGTTCGTTTGTAGGATTTAGGTCACTGGGTTCTGCAAAGAAATCTTTTTCAAGTGTCACCTTTTTTGCAAGCCGGTTGGCCCACTTGGGAGTGCCTGCAGCTTGAGTTGCTTCTGTTAGCGGAATTCCGAAAAACTTGTTCCCTCTAGTACTGGGGGTTCTGGGAGCATCTTCAGGTATATCCTCAGCATCCGGTAGTAACGGTATCGTCCCAGCTTTGAGATCTTCTTTCATTTCTATACAAACCAACATGATCCAGAAATTTTTAAGTAGCACAGAACATTCATAATATATATTCTCCTCATAGGAAAACCATATTCAATAAAAAAAATATGTAGCTTtacaaaataatataaaaatgaTAATCTTACGTTGTTGCTCTGGGTTGATTCCAGCAACTGGGGTAAATCCAGTGAAATCTTCTGGAAGCTCTGGTTCAGCATTTGCTGTAAGCTTAAGCGCAGAGAACCTAGAAAGAGGCAATTCTAGATTCCGTCCCTCCTCATTTTTCATTGCCACGATTGGCAGACGAGGAGAAGCAGGAGCATTTGATGATATAGTAGCGGCCTTCATGGAAGCATTCTTAGCAATTTTCTTAGTACTTTTGTTAGTTAAAGGCTCCCCACAACAAGAACATCTATTAATACTACCTTTATCCGCTACTTTGGCATCATTTCCTTTCCATAAGATTTTATGATCATCCTCCACGAACCCACCAGCATCCTTTTGTATTATACCAGCCAGGGGCTTAGGATTATCCGTATCAGAATCTCTGTCGGTAGCAAACGAAAGAAGACATCCTTCACACATATTCTTAATGTCAGATATCTTGCGGTGGAAATGACAATAAGCAAGCGATGAAACTGCCTTCTTGTGAGATTCACAAAAGGATTCATTATGGAAATAATGAGAGTCTTTATTCAAAAGAACATGCTCTATTCGTGTACATAGCAAACAAGGGATTTGCAAATCAAAAAAATTGGCAAATTCGTAACTAAGAAACGCGAAGAAGGCCTCAAGGTAAAGCAAACATATGATCCCCATTTCAAGAACAGCATATATGATAAATTGTGGGATTTCTCCCAGATTATCTTCTACAAATTGCTTGTAATTTGACGACATTGTACACTCAACGGATCAAGAAAACCCGAAACAAATCAAACTTATCGAACGTATATTAGTGTTTCGAGTGATCAAGATGTAGAAGATATGAGGAGAGGGATCATGACCAAAGAAAAGCCAAGACCATGATCTATAGCTCCATCTCTATCACTCCAAATTTTCCTTGTCTGATTAGCAGATAACCGATATGTTTTTCTGGCAACAAAATTTCGAAACTGGTAATGAAAATGCTGGAATCTTGAAAAGGGTTGCATGCATATTGTTTTGTACACAAGTAGAGGTTGTGATTGTGAACAAGATATGTACCTGAAGTAACGGTCAATCAGATACTTTCAGCCAAACATTTGTTTTTCATTTCTCAATTACTCTAAGTATGTTTTTAAATATGCTAGTTACGATTAAAAATATATCTACTACAGCACTACTAAATACTAATAGTGGATGATCTAGTAAGCTGCATCAAGGAACACGTGTCCATAtaaaatcaaattttatatttttctatcattaattttttttaaaaatatatgaatatgCCGCATTAAAATTCGAAAATATAAGGGGTATTTTCAAAATTTGCCCGATTTCCCCCTAAACTAAAATTTTTGGATCAGCCCTTATTGATTTTAATTAGCAAAAGAAACACTactattaattttaattttttttactgaAAATATATATCGTTGAAACAATATCCTTAACGTGTAATACTACGCCTAAAAGAGATTTCAGCATTAAATTATTTTAGAGTACAGGTATTATCACATCAGTCATATCACATTATTTTATAACATTTTTTTACCTCTTTTTTTTATTCTTACATCACTCATTTCCTAACAAGGTAAGAGTGGAGTTCGTGTATCCCGACAATTTACTCTTGGCTTATAAGTTGGTCATGTTTGGCTACTAACTTATAAACTACTTATGACTTATAACTTTGTAACAACTTATTGATCAGTATTtatcgacccaacttataagttgaatttacaacttataagctgataagtggAAAATTGGCAGTAACGtacttttttccaacttatttttattttttcactttttttctaaagttttgattttaaaatataaatttttaaatatttataatttaagattcatgaactaagataattgtatttaataattatttattttaattcatttaagtaaaaaaacttctgacttataagtaaatttatccaaacacttatagaacttataagtatttatcaacttatcacttatttcgcacttaatcattttaagttataagttacttattttaaaatttcccaaACGGATATATTATGTGAAATTCATGTATGCGAGAAAGACTCATTTTAATTAGAAAAAAGGCTAAGTGACTGTTtggaaaatcttaaaataagtaatttataacttaaaatgaataagtgatttataagtggtaattagataaatatttataagttaCGTAAGTGTTTGGATTATTTTTTTATAAGTTAGAATTCTTTTTaattaaatgaactaaaataaataacttTTAAATATAATTCTCTTAATTCGTGAATTTTATATTAGATTAatatttacaaatatattttttgaaattaaaattaataaaaaaaaatcataataagttgagaaaaaagTACGTCGTTCATAACATttaacttatcagcttataagttataaattcaatTTATAAGTTGGATCGACAAACAGTCGTCGATAAGTTGTTACGTCCTTATAAATCATAAGTTTTAACTTATAAACCGTAGACCAACAAAACATAACAACTTAACATTTGAAAAATAAGTTTGAGAACCGTTTGAACCTTCAACATTTTTTTCACGGTAAAATAACTAGTCCCAAGCTGTGAGAAGTACGGCTGCTCATGGGTTGTCCAACCCATTGAAACTAAATCAACCCAACACTTAATTTGGCTAATCAAATTGAACCATTCAAGACAGCGGGTTAATTAGGTTTTTTTTAATTGAGCCATTTATAATGGGTTGGATAAAAGTTTAGATAAATAAAATCTTAACCCAACCCGGTTTCACTGTGCAAGCCTAGTCTATTTTAGATTTATTAGACTTCAGGCTCCTGCAGTCCAGCCCATTTCTAATCCTTACAAGTTCCAGCGGTCCAGTTTTTTGTATTAGTTTCCTTTATATTCCAGCTATTTGTTATTTAATGTATAATATTGAATCATTCATTTGGAAGATAATTAATGACCGGTTGTAATAAACGTgcttttaaataataatatagtccatttttcttttttttttgataattttattTCTCTGAACAATTAAATAGCAGTACTTTATCATTTTACCACTGCAAACACATGATAGTTTCATTAAAttaggttatccagtgtttgtcGTATATATACCGACTAGGTTAACCCGATTAATACAACCCAACCTAGCCAACCCATCACATGGTTAATAGGGTTGGATTTCATAAATTTTTTGAGGGTTGATATTTTTGTAACCCGTATTAAATGGGTTGAGTCATTAAAAGGGTCAGATCGACTCAACCCAACCCAGCTTATGTGCAGCCCTAATGAGAAGAATTTCACTCCTTTCACTCCTCTTCCGAAATTGTGATCCTAGCTCCCGTTTCTCCATTCTCTCCTGTCTTTCACCCATCCTCCCTCTTCTTTCTAATACTCTTTTTTATTTATCAGTTTTTTTCAATATCGAGATTCAATATTTTTTAGAGGAGATTTTATTTAGTATCttattatcaaatttattatTCGTGTTCATTTTTTCGGAATAATAAAgtattatattttgatatttttatgtATTCTGTCACaagttttcataattttttcgAAAAGAATTTTTATAATATTATCGAAATTTTTAAAACTCATGTCAAATTTGGAACGATGGTGAATATCACACGAGCTCACCTTTTTAAGTGGTGGATATTGCAAGAACTCACCTTTATCAATAAAAAAATTGTTCGTATTTTTGGGGTTCAATTTAGTTGATGTAATTGATAACACATATGTCAAGATCAATTGTGATTGTACGAGTTTTACAAATGATGTAGGTTTGATTGTTTGAGGTGTcattttaattttgtaaaatttttttgataaaaaaatttaaaaattctatgtgttaaactatctgaaaataaaataattatttatttagtttattttttatttaatatctttttaaaaaaaattgaaattcaaatTTTGAAACATATAGGTTTACGAATATGATTTCATAAAGAATATTTCACGTGAACATGCTATCATATTatgtttattaaaaaaataatatattatatagcTTTCACTCAAGCTTTGGattgataaaatttaaaaatgtaCCAATTTCTATTCACAAACTAAAATCTATGTTAACATACTGAATCTAGATCTTGATGTGTAAATGAACAAACAAAACTAGAAGAAAAATGTATATTCATAGCTTGAGTTAAAACTATACAGAGAGTTTGTTATATTCAGAGAGAATTGCTTAGTTGCTAAGATAAGATCTAAAATGCTCTAATCTATTGGCTTATATATAACTCTAATCTGACACATGTACAGCTGGTTACAGACTAACTATCTCACAGAGTTTGTTACATTTCAATAAATAATAGATGACGTTAGGTGATGTATGGAAGTAGTAGCTTGTGCAGCATGTGTTTGGTGTGTTTGTTTAATATGATCAATACCCCCCCCAGTTGGGAGGTGTAGAATACATGCCCCATTTGGAAACCAAATGCTGAAACTGTGGTGAAGGTAAAATCTTTGTAAAAGCATCAGCAAGCTGGTTT from Apium graveolens cultivar Ventura chromosome 5, ASM990537v1, whole genome shotgun sequence includes the following:
- the LOC141723659 gene encoding uncharacterized protein LOC141723659, encoding MLTNLEKQIQSPLDEGTGSSSDVPDRAKKEDKEIENKAVLNREMSLFWERLRAIEADSEFLKHAAMTLQRGSEGTKLLTQIAQQLEKLRQAEKIEKRTATDAERTEKEKAEKRMDTDAEKTEERTDTDAEKTEKRTDMDAENTEIRTGTDALSS
- the LOC141659919 gene encoding putative myosin-binding protein 6 yields the protein MSSNYKQFVEDNLGEIPQFIIYAVLEMGIICLLYLEAFFAFLSYEFANFFDLQIPCLLCTRIEHVLLNKDSHYFHNESFCESHKKAVSSLAYCHFHRKISDIKNMCEGCLLSFATDRDSDTDNPKPLAGIIQKDAGGFVEDDHKILWKGNDAKVADKGSINRCSCCGEPLTNKSTKKIAKNASMKAATISSNAPASPRLPIVAMKNEEGRNLELPLSRFSALKLTANAEPELPEDFTGFTPVAGINPEQQQMKEDLKAGTIPLLPDAEDIPEDAPRTPSTRGNKFFGIPLTEATQAAGTPKWANRLAKKVTLEKDFFAEPSDLNPTNEPESEALNRLKRQIRSDRKSLVELSMELDEERSASAIAANNAMAMITRLQAEKAAVQMEALQYQRMMEEQAEYDQEAVQIMKDILVKREGEIKILEAELESYKEKYGELKKAGSVECEVDVEEDYQDMQSQSVSSFGEKSEFGSPNGIGHHGEHEHTVHTTERSRDIGGGTEEASFDFEGEKS